From Syngnathus scovelli strain Florida chromosome 14, RoL_Ssco_1.2, whole genome shotgun sequence, one genomic window encodes:
- the klc1a gene encoding kinesin light chain 1 isoform X1, with the protein MREDMSTMVCVKAEEEPGEKLSQDEIISRTKQVIQGLDALKQEHHSILDGLLATLRCLKQEEEGVLVEEKSLMIRKSLEMLELGLSEAQVMMALSGHLSSVESEKQKLRAQVRRLCQENQWLRDELAGTQQKLQKSEQSVAQLEEEKKHLEFLNQLKKYDQDLSPSEKDSESGKETLDDLFPDDHDDQAQGIQPMHGSAAAAAAQQGGYEIPARLRTLHNLVIQYASQGRYEVAVPLCKQALEDLEKTSGHDHPDVATMLNILALVYRDQNKYKEAANLLNDALAIREKTLGPDHPAVAATLNNLAVLHGKRGKYKEAEPLCKRALEIREKVLGKEHPDVAKQLNNLALLCQNQGKYEEVEYYYMRALDIYQSKLGPDDPNVAKTKNNLASCYLKQGKFKQAETLYKEILTRAHEREFGSVDGENKPIWMHAEEREEQSKDKQKDGSVFSEYGGWYKACKVDSPTVTTTLKNLGALYKRQGKFEAAETLEEAAVRSRKQGLDTAHKQRVADVLGEPEARDKQRSRESLTSDSVKYESGPDGGEEVSMSVEWNGDGFGALKRSGSFNKLRASLRRSSEKLVRKLKGGGEPKKPGLKRASSLGVLNVSQEAAAPSESNYQERNHSLRRSRDLSASHSDLAR; encoded by the exons ATGCGTGAGGACATGTCCACCATGGTGTGTGTGAAGGCGGAGGAGGAGCCTGGCGAGAAGCTGTCCCAGGATGAGATCATCTCGCGGACGAAGCAGGTGATCCAGGGCCTGGACGCACTGAAGCAGGAGCACCACTCCATCCTGGACGGGCTGCTGGCTACGCTGCGCTGCCtcaagcaggaggaggagggcgtCCTGGTGGAGGAGAAGTCGCTCATGATCCGCAAGTCCCTGGAGATGCTGGAGCTGGGACTAAGCGAGGCCCAGGTGATGATGGCCCTGTCGGGCCACCTGAGCTCGGTGGAGTCTGAGAAGCAGAAGCTGCGGGCACAGGTGCGCCGCCTGTGCCAGGAGAACCAATGGCTGCGTGACGAGCTGGCCGGCACCCAGCAGAAGCTGCAGAAGAGCGAGCAGAGTGTGGcgcagctggaggaggagaagaagcacctGGAGTTCCTGAACCAGCTCAAGAAGTACGACCAGGACCTGTCCCCCTCG GAGAAGGACTCGGAATCCGGCAAGGAGACTCTGGACGATCTCTTCCCGGATGACCACGACGACCAAGCACAAGGCA TCCAGCCGATGCACGGCagcgcggcggcggcagccGCCCAGCAAGGCGGCTACGAGATCCCGGCCCGCCTGCGGACACtgcacaacctggtgatccagtACGCCTCGCAGGGACGCTACGAGGTGGCCGTGCCGCTCTGCAAGCAGGCCCTGGAAGACCTGGAGAAGACGTCGGGCCACGACCACCCAGACGTGGCCACCATGCTCAACATCCTGGCCCTCGTCTACAG AGATCAGAACAAGTACAAGGAGGCGGCCAACCTGCTCAATGACGCTCTTGCCATCCGGGAGAAGACGCTGGGCCCGGACCACCCTGCC GTAGCCGCCACGCTCAACAACCTGGCGGTGCTCCATGGCAAGAGGGGCAAGTACAAAGAGGCAGAGCCCCTGTGCAAGCGAGCGCTGGAAATTAGAGAGAAG GTGCTGGGCAAGGAGCACCCGGACGTGGCCAAGCAGCTCAACAACCTGGCCCTGCTGTGCCAGAACCAGGGCAAGTACGAGGAGGTGGAGTACTACTACATGCGGGCGCTGGACATTTACCAGAGCAAGCTGGGGCCCGACGACCCCAACGTGGCCAAAACCAAGAACAACCTG GCCTCCTGTTACCTCAAGCAGGGCAAGTTCAAGCAGGCCGAGACGCTCTACAAAGAAATCCTCACACGGGCCCACGAGAGAGAGTTTGGCTCCGTTGACG GCGAGAACAAACCCATTTGGATGCATGCCGAGGAGAGGGAGGAACAAAGCAAG GACAAGCAGAAGGACGGCTCAGTTTTCAGCGAGTACGGAGGCTGGTACAAAGCCTGCAAAGTGGACAG CCCCACTGTCACCACCACCCTGAAGAACCTGGGCGCGCTCTACAAGCGTCAGGGCAAGTTCGAGGCGGCCGAGACCCTGGAAGAGGCCGCTGTGCGCtccaggaagcag GGTCTGGACACAGCGCACAAGCAGCGTGTGGCTGACGTGCTGGGCGAGCCTGAGGCCCGCGACAAGCAGCGCAGCCGTGAGAGCTTGACCTCCGACTCGGTCAAGTACGAGAGCGGGCCCGACGGCGGCGAGGAAGTGAGCATGAGCGTGGAGTGGAACGGG GATGGCTTCGGCGCGCTGAAGCGCAGCGGCTCCTTCAACAAATTGCGAGCGTCGCTCCGCCGCAGCAGCGAGAAGTTGGTGCGCAAACTGAAAGGCGGTGGCGAGCCCAAAAAACCTGG CTTGAAACGAGCCAGCTCACTTGGGGTTCTGAACGTGAGCCAGGAGGCGGCGGCGCCCAGTGAGTCCAACTACCAA GAACGAAATCATAGTCTGAGGAGGAGCCGCGACTTGAGCGCCAGCCACAGCGACCTGGCTCGTTGA
- the klc1a gene encoding kinesin light chain 1 isoform X2 yields the protein MREDMSTMVCVKAEEEPGEKLSQDEIISRTKQVIQGLDALKQEHHSILDGLLATLRCLKQEEEGVLVEEKSLMIRKSLEMLELGLSEAQVMMALSGHLSSVESEKQKLRAQVRRLCQENQWLRDELAGTQQKLQKSEQSVAQLEEEKKHLEFLNQLKKYDQDLSPSEKDSESGKETLDDLFPDDHDDQAQGIQPMHGSAAAAAAQQGGYEIPARLRTLHNLVIQYASQGRYEVAVPLCKQALEDLEKTSGHDHPDVATMLNILALVYRDQNKYKEAANLLNDALAIREKTLGPDHPAVAATLNNLAVLHGKRGKYKEAEPLCKRALEIREKVLGKEHPDVAKQLNNLALLCQNQGKYEEVEYYYMRALDIYQSKLGPDDPNVAKTKNNLASCYLKQGKFKQAETLYKEILTRAHEREFGSVDGENKPIWMHAEEREEQSKDKQKDGSVFSEYGGWYKACKVDSPTVTTTLKNLGALYKRQGKFEAAETLEEAAVRSRKQGLDTAHKQRVADVLGEPEARDKQRSRESLTSDSVKYESGPDGGEEVSMSVEWNGLETSQLTWGSEREPGGGGAQ from the exons ATGCGTGAGGACATGTCCACCATGGTGTGTGTGAAGGCGGAGGAGGAGCCTGGCGAGAAGCTGTCCCAGGATGAGATCATCTCGCGGACGAAGCAGGTGATCCAGGGCCTGGACGCACTGAAGCAGGAGCACCACTCCATCCTGGACGGGCTGCTGGCTACGCTGCGCTGCCtcaagcaggaggaggagggcgtCCTGGTGGAGGAGAAGTCGCTCATGATCCGCAAGTCCCTGGAGATGCTGGAGCTGGGACTAAGCGAGGCCCAGGTGATGATGGCCCTGTCGGGCCACCTGAGCTCGGTGGAGTCTGAGAAGCAGAAGCTGCGGGCACAGGTGCGCCGCCTGTGCCAGGAGAACCAATGGCTGCGTGACGAGCTGGCCGGCACCCAGCAGAAGCTGCAGAAGAGCGAGCAGAGTGTGGcgcagctggaggaggagaagaagcacctGGAGTTCCTGAACCAGCTCAAGAAGTACGACCAGGACCTGTCCCCCTCG GAGAAGGACTCGGAATCCGGCAAGGAGACTCTGGACGATCTCTTCCCGGATGACCACGACGACCAAGCACAAGGCA TCCAGCCGATGCACGGCagcgcggcggcggcagccGCCCAGCAAGGCGGCTACGAGATCCCGGCCCGCCTGCGGACACtgcacaacctggtgatccagtACGCCTCGCAGGGACGCTACGAGGTGGCCGTGCCGCTCTGCAAGCAGGCCCTGGAAGACCTGGAGAAGACGTCGGGCCACGACCACCCAGACGTGGCCACCATGCTCAACATCCTGGCCCTCGTCTACAG AGATCAGAACAAGTACAAGGAGGCGGCCAACCTGCTCAATGACGCTCTTGCCATCCGGGAGAAGACGCTGGGCCCGGACCACCCTGCC GTAGCCGCCACGCTCAACAACCTGGCGGTGCTCCATGGCAAGAGGGGCAAGTACAAAGAGGCAGAGCCCCTGTGCAAGCGAGCGCTGGAAATTAGAGAGAAG GTGCTGGGCAAGGAGCACCCGGACGTGGCCAAGCAGCTCAACAACCTGGCCCTGCTGTGCCAGAACCAGGGCAAGTACGAGGAGGTGGAGTACTACTACATGCGGGCGCTGGACATTTACCAGAGCAAGCTGGGGCCCGACGACCCCAACGTGGCCAAAACCAAGAACAACCTG GCCTCCTGTTACCTCAAGCAGGGCAAGTTCAAGCAGGCCGAGACGCTCTACAAAGAAATCCTCACACGGGCCCACGAGAGAGAGTTTGGCTCCGTTGACG GCGAGAACAAACCCATTTGGATGCATGCCGAGGAGAGGGAGGAACAAAGCAAG GACAAGCAGAAGGACGGCTCAGTTTTCAGCGAGTACGGAGGCTGGTACAAAGCCTGCAAAGTGGACAG CCCCACTGTCACCACCACCCTGAAGAACCTGGGCGCGCTCTACAAGCGTCAGGGCAAGTTCGAGGCGGCCGAGACCCTGGAAGAGGCCGCTGTGCGCtccaggaagcag GGTCTGGACACAGCGCACAAGCAGCGTGTGGCTGACGTGCTGGGCGAGCCTGAGGCCCGCGACAAGCAGCGCAGCCGTGAGAGCTTGACCTCCGACTCGGTCAAGTACGAGAGCGGGCCCGACGGCGGCGAGGAAGTGAGCATGAGCGTGGAGTGGAACGGG CTTGAAACGAGCCAGCTCACTTGGGGTTCTGAACGTGAGCCAGGAGGCGGCGGCGCCCAGTGA
- the klc1a gene encoding kinesin light chain 1 isoform X3 produces the protein MREDMSTMVCVKAEEEPGEKLSQDEIISRTKQVIQGLDALKQEHHSILDGLLATLRCLKQEEEGVLVEEKSLMIRKSLEMLELGLSEAQVMMALSGHLSSVESEKQKLRAQVRRLCQENQWLRDELAGTQQKLQKSEQSVAQLEEEKKHLEFLNQLKKYDQDLSPSEKDSESGKETLDDLFPDDHDDQAQGIQPMHGSAAAAAAQQGGYEIPARLRTLHNLVIQYASQGRYEVAVPLCKQALEDLEKTSGHDHPDVATMLNILALVYRDQNKYKEAANLLNDALAIREKTLGPDHPAVAATLNNLAVLHGKRGKYKEAEPLCKRALEIREKVLGKEHPDVAKQLNNLALLCQNQGKYEEVEYYYMRALDIYQSKLGPDDPNVAKTKNNLASCYLKQGKFKQAETLYKEILTRAHEREFGSVDGENKPIWMHAEEREEQSKDKQKDGSVFSEYGGWYKACKVDSPTVTTTLKNLGALYKRQGKFEAAETLEEAAVRSRKQGLDTAHKQRVADVLGEPEARDKQRSRESLTSDSVKYESGPDGGEEVSMSVEWNGQA, from the exons ATGCGTGAGGACATGTCCACCATGGTGTGTGTGAAGGCGGAGGAGGAGCCTGGCGAGAAGCTGTCCCAGGATGAGATCATCTCGCGGACGAAGCAGGTGATCCAGGGCCTGGACGCACTGAAGCAGGAGCACCACTCCATCCTGGACGGGCTGCTGGCTACGCTGCGCTGCCtcaagcaggaggaggagggcgtCCTGGTGGAGGAGAAGTCGCTCATGATCCGCAAGTCCCTGGAGATGCTGGAGCTGGGACTAAGCGAGGCCCAGGTGATGATGGCCCTGTCGGGCCACCTGAGCTCGGTGGAGTCTGAGAAGCAGAAGCTGCGGGCACAGGTGCGCCGCCTGTGCCAGGAGAACCAATGGCTGCGTGACGAGCTGGCCGGCACCCAGCAGAAGCTGCAGAAGAGCGAGCAGAGTGTGGcgcagctggaggaggagaagaagcacctGGAGTTCCTGAACCAGCTCAAGAAGTACGACCAGGACCTGTCCCCCTCG GAGAAGGACTCGGAATCCGGCAAGGAGACTCTGGACGATCTCTTCCCGGATGACCACGACGACCAAGCACAAGGCA TCCAGCCGATGCACGGCagcgcggcggcggcagccGCCCAGCAAGGCGGCTACGAGATCCCGGCCCGCCTGCGGACACtgcacaacctggtgatccagtACGCCTCGCAGGGACGCTACGAGGTGGCCGTGCCGCTCTGCAAGCAGGCCCTGGAAGACCTGGAGAAGACGTCGGGCCACGACCACCCAGACGTGGCCACCATGCTCAACATCCTGGCCCTCGTCTACAG AGATCAGAACAAGTACAAGGAGGCGGCCAACCTGCTCAATGACGCTCTTGCCATCCGGGAGAAGACGCTGGGCCCGGACCACCCTGCC GTAGCCGCCACGCTCAACAACCTGGCGGTGCTCCATGGCAAGAGGGGCAAGTACAAAGAGGCAGAGCCCCTGTGCAAGCGAGCGCTGGAAATTAGAGAGAAG GTGCTGGGCAAGGAGCACCCGGACGTGGCCAAGCAGCTCAACAACCTGGCCCTGCTGTGCCAGAACCAGGGCAAGTACGAGGAGGTGGAGTACTACTACATGCGGGCGCTGGACATTTACCAGAGCAAGCTGGGGCCCGACGACCCCAACGTGGCCAAAACCAAGAACAACCTG GCCTCCTGTTACCTCAAGCAGGGCAAGTTCAAGCAGGCCGAGACGCTCTACAAAGAAATCCTCACACGGGCCCACGAGAGAGAGTTTGGCTCCGTTGACG GCGAGAACAAACCCATTTGGATGCATGCCGAGGAGAGGGAGGAACAAAGCAAG GACAAGCAGAAGGACGGCTCAGTTTTCAGCGAGTACGGAGGCTGGTACAAAGCCTGCAAAGTGGACAG CCCCACTGTCACCACCACCCTGAAGAACCTGGGCGCGCTCTACAAGCGTCAGGGCAAGTTCGAGGCGGCCGAGACCCTGGAAGAGGCCGCTGTGCGCtccaggaagcag GGTCTGGACACAGCGCACAAGCAGCGTGTGGCTGACGTGCTGGGCGAGCCTGAGGCCCGCGACAAGCAGCGCAGCCGTGAGAGCTTGACCTCCGACTCGGTCAAGTACGAGAGCGGGCCCGACGGCGGCGAGGAAGTGAGCATGAGCGTGGAGTGGAACGGG CAGGCCTAA